The nucleotide sequence AATAAAATGAATATAAAAGATAAGAGTTGGACTaagaaagatcaatcaagcaggattagTATCCGCGTGCAAAAAGGCGAACCAAGCATATACAGATGCAACAAACTTTCACTTGAAGGAACTTAAAAACCTTAATCAGTAGTAAACTACACATACAGAACATTATTTGAAAATAACACATTAATATTACCAACATGGACTTAGGAGTAAGAACCATGTACATATTAATAAAACGGTGGGTACAAACTCCATATATAGAGAAACTATATAGAAAGGACAACCAGAAGAGACGAAGAAATAATAAATCAAGAAGAAAAGTATAATAAAAGTGTTGACATGCATGTGTTGCTTATGTAGTTTTTTCGAAGGACAAAAATGAAATATGCATTAGATACATTGACATGATTGGATTTAGCGGTACAACAAAAGAGTTAGAATGGATGTGACTAGATCATCTCTTTACCGCATGGTATCATATTGAACTGGAAGTATATATACATGTATATGGATTTCTTACGGGGTATCCATTAAATCATGCGAGTACAATTGCGAGTTAATGCTAATGTGATTTGTATGCATGTGAACATAGAACACGAAGGATGCAACACAATTTTATGACACTTATGTAGTAAGCAATCTAATAATTTATATTACAACATAATATAAACTTTAAGTGTAGGTGTCGAAAATGATAAACTATAAGGTTAATGTGCcataaatctagccgcgcaaatgcgcgggctACTCCCCTAGTTACATATATGTAATATGTGCGGCCGGCCGGTGTACATATACGTAGTATGTGCCTGCATTAGTGAGGCTACGTGCGTGCGTACAACAAGGTGACGGAGTGCTCTGTATGAACATGCATGTATGCAACGACACACACTTGCAATCGATGGAAGCCTACCGCCACTGTCGCTTGCGGTAAGCTACAACTAGCTACCGCCACCAGCTATGGCGGTAGGACATCCGTTTAAATGTTGATCAAATCCTACCGTCATCGACTTTGGCGGTAGGCAGTGTAAACCTACCGCCAAGGACGATGGCGGTAGAAAAATGCTCAGATCTGAACAAGATTTCAGAACGGGGTCAAATCGTCCTAAAGTTTGACAGAAGGGTTAGAACAGTGAATTTGGTCGCGAGCAGACGCGGAGCTCAGAGGTAGGGCGGAAGACAGGGCGTGCGGGCATGGCGTGAGACATGGCCCCTGGACGTCCGGCAGGGAGCCGCTCTGCCGCTCATGGCGACGGGCAGGCAGTGGCCCAGGGTGGCACGGTGGGGCGTCTGCATGGTGGCATGTCGGCTGAGTGGCAGTACGAACATCTTCGATGTAGATCTGGTGTGGGTTTCATGGTGGTGCTCGGATTATGCTCTGGTCGTGACTATGTGTGGTGAGGTGGGGGTGCGGTGGTCGCGGATCTGTTGTGGGTGAGTTCGTCAGTAAGGGGCTTGGCGTGACGTTGAATGCGGAGAAGGCATTGATAAACATGATCCACAACAACAACATTTTACACAAAGATAGGCAAGTGGATGACTCCCAGCCAGAGTCGGAGAGCCCGTAATTGCACACTCAGATGTCAGACACCCAGCAAACGCAAAACCAGATGCGTCTCCTCCAATGGACCGATAGCGCCGCGTGTTGGCGCTCTGGTGCGCCTGTGCAAGGCCCCTAGCCTGACTATTTAAGGCGAACGCCAACACCGAAACCCTACCCATCCACATTTTCTCCCCTCCCATCCACGTCCACATTTCACTCGTCGGCCGCCACAACAATCAAGTAGTCACACCACCATGCCGACGGATCAGGAGCTACCCTTATGTAACGCAGAGCGTCGGCTGTTACTCCTTGAGAAGATCCGGGTAAGGCACAAAGACTGAAGCATCGTGGGCCTACGTCCGGACGCGGCAGATCCAGGGAAAGAGGAGGACACTGTCCGCGAATGCGCCCGGTCGCGTCCGCGGGCATTTGTGGGGCCGGATTTGATGTtcgtggttgtagatgctcttatatatacacacacattgaCACATACATTTTAATtctgctgttaattctgcttccattgtcgatctcgttaagatcgtttgcttgcaagacttccaggaaacagcgccaccttcaagagtaaacatatactcagttgtggccttcatctcatcagcatcagagatctaatttgcatcactatacccttcaagtaccgacgggtatcctgTGTAGTGAAGTCCGTAGTTCATAGTAcccttcagatagcgcataactctctcaatagcatgccaatgcacatcacccgggttggaaacaaaccggctcagtttgtcaggcctcgttgcgctcactaggtacatgagtgaaccagtgatttgagagtatctcagttgatccttagccgtgccttcgaacttctgaaccaacacactaggatcatatgggtgtttgagatggtttgcagtccgagtatccaaaacggctcaacaccttctcaacataatgggattgcagaagtgtaatcccatcCTCATTATCTCTcggtagcttgatgttcaagataacatcagccacaccaaggtctttcatctcaaggttctgagacagaaacgacttgacctcctcaatgactttgaggttggttccgaatatcagtatgtcatcaacatacaagcacagtataactccttcgcccccaccatggcgatagtatacacatttgtcaacttcattaacaacgaagccaacatatgtcagagttgtattaaacttatcatgccattgcttaggtgcttgcttcaggccatataaagatatcagcaacctacacacctttctttcctgaccatctatcacaaagccatctggttgttgcatgtagatttcctcgtttagcccttcattcagaaaagccgtcttaacatccatctggtggacgagaagaccatgcgaggccgccaacgagagtaatactcgaatggtggtcagtctagccacaggtgaataagtgtcgaagaaatcttcctcttctttctggtcataacccttggccacaagtctAGCCTTGTAcgtttcaatcgtaccatcaggcctaagcttctttttgaacacccacttacatcccaatggtttgcaaccatagggatgctcagtaggccatgcagaagccgccgcggcggtggcggcagcagcggcgtcctcggcggccttcttttcggcctcaagcttctcggcggcggcacgttcggcgtcggtggacatggtgatgatgagggCGACGCGGGCATAGAGGAAGTAGACGAACAGCGAGCAGTCGagtagtcgcttcccaaaaacctattcgcctctctcccgtacaggaaccGGAGAAACGGGGTTTCGGAGACCTgttctcccgtcgaccgtgtacgcggcggacgggatggagtcaccggcggcaacagcagcaaaggaacgacagtGGGCGTGCACGTGGAGCAGATGCGATGCGATCTGATCATGGCGGCTAGgattaggagacaccgcacacttatataggcgcagccgtGTGGAgggacgtgggctcgacccacgtccgagacCGTGACAGCCCACGACCCgatgtctcagatcgtggcccagccgTCAGAGAACTCtctgttagtgactggcaaaaataagcgcgtaggtgtgagctcggctcggttcaatcccgcaacccgcggcgtggCGTGCCGAggcgtggcgggcggcggaggaggagtgcgcgaggacctcatctcttctcaagctccaatagcatgtagaagagaaacccatATAAGGAGGTCCAACTGCTCTTCCACTTTCGGGGTGGGATTAAAGTTCCCACTCCACctagtgccaataaacccacatgggcccttagagattttttgAAAAATTGCTATATGGACCTAAAGCCCATCCCAAATTTCAGCAGTGGGTGACAACTGGGTTGTTATGTTGCTTCCTTGTAAGCTGGTTACTCCAACAAACACAAAGGCTAGTTTTGAGGTTTCTTATAAATCTGGGCCAAGTGCCTAATTTGTAGCAATAAAACAGGTGACAATTGGAGTTGAATCACATTTATTTCTAAGAGATtacttttttttagaaaatgaactAAGAGATTAAATATGGTGCCCAAACGATGAATTAGCTGGTCTCCAACTTAAATTGTGAACTGTCAGAAGAGAGTATGTGTACAAGCTAAGATTGGCTAGGTTCAGCACACACCGGTGCTTTTTATATTGAGGATTAAATGACGATCTAGTGATGAATTAGCAGGGGTCCAACGTAAATCATGAACCGTCAGATGAGAATATATGTACGGGCTAACTGGCTAAGGTTGGCTGGACACCAAACTGACATGGTGCTTTTAAACATAATAAATAGAGGAAAAGAAAGATCCCAAATACTAAATCGTGCAGCTGCGCTCAATGGACGTCGTGAGCGCACGCTTAAGGACCAAACGACGCGGCAAACTGATCCCAGATTTGGAAAATGCCCACCAAACCATTCTATACATGGTAAGATTCATGTGCGTTGATTTTTCTCTACCTCGTACGGCCGACCGTGTGAACTCAGTGATGACGTAACGTGCATTTATTTTGGTATAAGAAAATTCAAAAAGCTATAACTTTTGAACCGCGTGCCGGAATTATGATACATTTTCACCGTCGGGTTCCTCGTgacgagctcttcaaaactagatcccatatgaacatgttttgatgattttttttgaaaacgcaactttgatgctagatgaGGCAAGTATAGTGCTAAACGTGAGCAACTTTGATGCTAGAAGAACTGCAGCAATGTATAAGTGAATTTCGCCAAGTAGCCTCCTACTTAGTTGTGTGCAATACTGTAATAGGTGGTTGCCATGATGCTAAGTTGCATACATGGGAAATAAGTTGTACATAGTTTAGTTGCATACATCGGAAATAAGTTGTACATCGCGAGCGCACGCTCAAGTATGTTGCTCACCATAAAGTGAGAAATTTTCTAACATGGTTTCTGAATTGTCTGCCTTAGAAACTAAGTTGTCTATGTCACTACAAAGTTGCCTATGGGTGATCCCTAATTGCCTAATATACTATGAAAGTTGTCCATCAGAGGACCTCTGTTGCCAACGCTACCGAGGGCGCGGTTGTTGGCTATCCAGGTCGCGGGTGTTAGATAAGAAGTTGCATAGGGGGTAACCAGAAGTTTCATAGGGGGTTGATCAACTAATTGTCCACAAACCTATGTAAATTCTTAATTTTCGATCGAGTTGCCTGCAACAATCATTGAAAATCTTCAGATATAATGATGAAAGCACACATGAGTTGGCTAGCCAGGTCGCAACACGCTCTTCAAAACTAAACCCCACATGGATGTGTTTCCTAAAAAAATTCAAAGCAACTTTTATGATAGATGAGGCAACTTTAGTGCCCAATAGAAGCAACTTCACTCCATTAAAAATAACTAATTAGCAATGATAAGCAACTAATAAATAATGCATAACAACTTCGAAACAGAGAAAGATAACATCACATCACCTTCATAAGCAACTTTCCTTTCACAAGGGGCAACTTAGTGCTAAAAGCAGGCAACTTGATTACATTTCATGTCCTAGTTAATTTTGTCTAATATTCTCCTAACTTCCTCACCGGTACTTCTAACTTTCCTATTATTCATGATCGTATGTCGTTGTTTCTAAATTGCCTATGATATTATGAAGTCATCTACCAGTGATGCTCTTGTGTCTGCTATTGCTAGTTATGGTAGGCAGCATGATAGTGAATCTAGACCACTTCAGAGGGTTTGTAGGCAACTTGGAAAAAACAATGATAAATAAGTTTATAATATTATAGGCAACTATTTTTGTAAAGTTAGGCAACCGAGCAGCAATTATAGGCAACTAATTATCGATAGCAACAACGGTATCAATAGTAGGCAATTTATAACATTTTTAGGCAATTGAACATCAGTTGTAGGCAACTGACCATCAACAATAGGCAATTGAACAGCCATGACACGCAAATTGGGATAATTATAGCAAAATTCATAGATAGACATAGTGTAGCAAAGTTGATTTGTATATATCACTAAAGAAGccttatgttttgtgtgattttctccTTTTTACACAAACCAACGTAATAGTCAGTCCTACTAGGTCAAAAAGAAGAAGTTGCTTTcctatagcactaaagttgcctctaTTGCACCCAGAGTTGCCCTAAAAAAAGTTTGACAAAACCTACTCATATGGGATCTTGTTTTGAAGAACTCGTCGTGAGAAACCTGATGGTGAAAACGGAACTAGATTTCGATGCTTGAATCATAAGTTATGACTTTTACGACTTTTTAAACCCCAAATAAATGCACGCGGAACAAGATTTAGCCTGATTCTTGTGGTAGCCATGTGCGTTACGGCATGTAGCTAAACAATTTCCTTTTTCTAGTGTAGCAGCTGGACACAAGTACATGCTTTTATTATATATGGCAATGCGCTTCAAACAGCGAACGGGCGCAACGGCGCTCGCTAGCCACGTCCAAGATCCCAAATATAGAAATAAAGAGATAAAGATAAGAAAGCAGAGTCACAACGCAAATGAAAGCACTTGCATGCAATTCGTCAAAAAAGTAGAAAAATAAAAACAGTATCAAATTGTACAGAAAAATACAGTATCACATGTTTAAGATCGATCCAATCAAAAGAGGTCATTTAGGTCGTCAGCACCGGATATACTGGTTCAAACATGAAAATGCCCAGCACACCTCGCCTGTCGGCAACGTGTCTTCGGATCCTCGCATATCCCCCCTCGCCCCAATGTTTCCCCCATGAATTCTTGATGCGCCAGTACTTGACACCATAGGAGTCCGTGCCATAACCGACGACCAGGACAGCATGCCAGCCGGTAAGCCTCCTATCAAATTTACAATCCATGATTCCTCTTGTGTATCCCTGCAAAGGATCTCCTTGCACAGTGACGATCACGGGCCGCTTCCCTACCGCTTTCTCCAGATCATCCTCGGTTGGGCGGATATACCGGAAGCCTGATATCCTTGCCGCTGCCTTTTTGTCCAATTTGCGACATATACTCTTCCGGGCCTTGTATGGGTAGGAAGATTCTGCCAATAGTCCGTTTTTCCGTACATAACGGAAAGCATACAAATAGTCACCACCACTACACCCATGGTTCTCTATGTTGCAGTCGACAAGCTCTTGAACTGATAAAGCGATTGATTGGAAGGTCTTAAGGTAATGAACTGCCTCGACCGAGGCTGCAACTGCCATGGCCCAACAGCTGCCTGCAACAAATACATACGTTAAGTTTGTGGAGATTTTTCCTAAGTGATCCTTGCTGGCTTGGTTGGATATAGATTTACACGACATAGGTCAGCTTCCACCATATACAGGATGCAGTATAAATGCATAACTAATCTATACGCAACTAGAGATCAACTATGATACGCTTGGTGGCTAGGCTGGGGCATCCGGCTATAGATGTTAGGGTTTGGTGCAATGTCCGTTTGGTATTCAGCCTGGATATTCGACGcaccttcatcaaggggataggagtagcaacataTGTTGTCTAGATGATGGCTTCAGGCTAACTGTTGTATTGCTTTGTATGATCTTTGTGAATAactaataaaatggctgcatgctaTTCGTCCAGATGCAAAGGCCGAGGGTCTATCCTCCTTATCAAAAATAATATACAGTTTTGAAACACCGGCTACATAGAGTCTAGTAGCAGAGAATAAGCTCATGACACTAGTAGCAGAGAATAAGCTCAAGACACTTACCGCAGTTCTTTTGATTCCTCACGGCACGAGTTACAACTCCTGCTTCAACCCAATCAATCTGCGACGGGCGGGAAGCCCTCTCAGCAAGCTCTGCCTTCCTCCTCTCAACAAGCTCTGCATTCTTCTTCGTATACCAAAGTCCAACACCAACGGCTATTGCTATAGGTATAGCATATCTGCAAACACGTTCTTAGTTCTTGCTGAGAAaacatgatgcatgcatgcatgtttatttTGGCAAGTGCAACCATCGCGACACTAACCAGACTTTTGGATTATATTTTACAGACAGGGTAAATTTTGTAAGCCAATACTAGCCGTCAAATAGCAAAGCCATATAACTAAGACCAAAGTTATGGTTAAGTGAGGAAAAAGAAAACTACCCGAGACTTTAGGATTATATAATTGAAGAAGTTTAAGGAATTCACCTGCGAAAGAAGCCCAAGCGGTGACCAGCGGTAGCTGCAACATGCCCAAGGTTTCTCTGGAACTGCAGCAATTCGACCACCTTTCAGTTTCATCACCCACGCACACCGACAGAGAGGGAGACTGCTGGAAGAAGCGTACGTACCTGTAGCTGCATCAGCCTAGCTCCGGCAGGCCTCGACAGCGACCCGGCCGCCACGGCAGGGCTGCAGAACCGGCGTAACCCGACCACCGCGGCTTGGCTGCAGAACTGGCGTACCACCGTTGCTCCAGCTGGTCTTGATAGCGACCTGGCCACCGCGGCCTGGCCCGGCGTACCATGGTTGCTCCCGCAGGCTTCCACGGCGACCCAGCCGCTGTTGTCTGGCTGTGGAACCGGCGGAACAGGGTAGATCCCGCAGCCGGTGCCGTCTGGCTGTAGAACCAGGGTAACATGGTTGTTTCAGCAGGCCGGGACGGCCACCCGGCCACCGTGGACTGGCTGCAGAACCGGCGTAGCAGGGACCTCCCGGCGGCGACAAATACCCGACGAAACATGGCCTGCACCCGGAATCTTCATCGGCCGCTTAGGCTTAGCCATGGATGTAATGTAGATACTACTCCGTAGAAGAGTAGGAGGAGGATTTGGGCCAACGGATTTTGGAATCTGTGCCAGCAACTTGCCGGAACCGGAAGCGGAACCAAACTCGTATGAGCGCGAGTTCGACTCGACCTCACACATCTACCCACCATGGTTGAATAGGAGTCGCAAGGTTGCATGCACCTCCGATCCAATACGGCTGCATGCCGCCTGGCACCAGTGTGGAACTGAAACTGCAGCGGAGCAGGATCCTTTTTGTTTCTCCTCGCGACGCTCCTTGCCCGCGGAGCAGCCTACCAAAAAAAAGACCGTTAGTTATTATTTGGGCTAAATTTATCGGATAATCCTATTTGATAACCTCGGACAATTCAAAAAAACACGGATAATCCACATCCTGTCGGATATTATCGCTGCCATATCCGGGGAATATCAGGTTGACCAAAATCCATATCCAGGGGATTCGTGCGACCACAGTTTCATGTCCATCGATCGCACATAATTACAGTTGCACGGCAGTCAGTCATACGTAAATGTGTTCACGTGTCTCTCATAGATGCTGGTAAGGGCAGTGACGGATATGCATCAGGTGTGCAACTGTAGTGTCATGTGGCCGACGAGTATGCAACTCCAGTCCCACAAGTAGCATGCAAGAAGACAAATAAGCATACTAATCAAGTCGATAAAACAATAACAAATCAAAAATAGGagacagaaaaatataaaatattaAAAATCACTCCATGTAGAATATGACTGAGATTTAGCAAACCATTTTTCTAATACGAGTTAATTTTCATTTAAGAATGTTGCTCATGTGTATTACTAATTAAAAGTTAATTATTTTTATACAATGAGTAGTTTTTTCGACAAATAAGTAGTTAATTACTCTAGTTAATCTGTGCATAGATGAACGACTGGGCTGTTTAAATTTAATTTTGGGCCCATAGGCCCCCCATACCAATGCGTATGCTGCGTAAGAAGGCACGGCAGAGTACAGTGCCGCTGGGGACGGTAGAAGAGCCGGCTCAGAAGGACCCCGGCTTCAGCTAGCAACTACACTCGTACAACAAATAAATGTCCCGTCGATTGGTTGAGTTTGGCAATGGCCACTTTCAAAATCTATAAATATATATACTGTACTCTCTCTGGCATTTTCTCAACAATTTATTAATTGTTAAAAACATAATTTTCATCAATTTATTAATTGttacaaaaataattttcatgtttGCTATTTGTAAGTTGCCAGAAATTGATTCATGGTGTAAATCAGTTCTTAAGATGAAGATGGCAAGGCATTGAGGCAACGATGGGGGCGACATGGTGTCCTTGGCGAGATCAAACCAAACCCGTGCCGAAGAAGGGGGCAGATGGGAATGGCCCTGGCATCACCAACAGAGGCAGGACAGAAAGCTGATGATGCGGGTTTTGTGCGGCGTGGAGGGTTGCGGACAACAGAGAAGGAAGGAGAGTTAGAGGGATGCTAGGGGCGGGAAGGTGAGTGGAAGCAATGTCGACCATGACTAGCCGAGATGTCAGTTAGACTGGCAATGTAAGGCAGTTTGATGTGGCGAAGGGCTACCGACAACAAGAGAGATGTGACAGAAAAATCAACTAATTTTATGAGCAACTTACAAATATCATGTATAATGAATTTGAT is from Triticum aestivum cultivar Chinese Spring chromosome 3A, IWGSC CS RefSeq v2.1, whole genome shotgun sequence and encodes:
- the LOC123057294 gene encoding zingipain-2-like, translating into MASKRTTSGNLKAAPRARSVARRNKKDPAPLQFQFHTGARRHAAPDGTGCGIYPVPPVPQPDNSGWVAVEACGSNHGTPGQAAVARSLSRPAGATVVRQFCSQAAVVGLRRFCSPAVAAGSLSRPAGARLMQLQFQRNLGHVAATAGHRLGFFRRYAIPIAIAVGVGLWYTKKNAELVERRKAELAERASRPSQIDWVEAGVVTRAVRNQKNCASVEAVHYLKTFQSIALSVQELVDCNIENHGCSGGDYLYAFRYVRKNGLLAESSYPYKARKSICRKLDKKAAARISGFRYIRPTEDDLEKAVGKRPVIVTVQGDPLQGYTRGIMDCKFDRRLTGWHAVLVVGYGTDSYGVKYWRIKNSWGKHWGEGGYARIRRHVADRRGVLGIFMFEPVYPVLTT